One genomic window of uncultured delta proteobacterium includes the following:
- a CDS encoding conserved hypothetical protein (Evidence 4 : Homologs of previously reported genes of unknown function), with product MKPEDFDRFDALIQGVADCYGQTLTAQGIAMRFKMLEQFEFPEVERAALSIMATRKYTSMPTPADFLEHLGGGSIEDRAEVEAGKVLQAIGRHGGYASVVFDDPTTQAVIVQAYGGWAQMCAECGVEESEKWFRVNFAKSWAAYKRQGVQVFGVLAGIFEIQNSANGFLEHIPQPKLVGNPEKAQAVLEAGRQQALEATQRRALPEAQPAPVGSAQRGSHGAPASIGEILSIAGVTQ from the coding sequence ATGAAGCCTGAAGATTTTGACCGCTTTGACGCACTTATCCAGGGAGTTGCGGACTGCTACGGCCAGACGCTGACCGCCCAAGGCATCGCCATGCGATTCAAGATGCTGGAACAGTTTGAATTTCCTGAAGTAGAACGCGCCGCGCTTTCCATCATGGCGACCCGGAAATACACATCCATGCCGACCCCGGCAGACTTTCTTGAACATCTGGGTGGCGGGAGCATTGAAGACCGCGCCGAGGTGGAAGCCGGGAAGGTCTTGCAGGCCATCGGAAGGCATGGCGGGTACGCCAGCGTTGTCTTTGACGACCCCACGACTCAGGCGGTCATCGTGCAGGCCTATGGAGGCTGGGCGCAAATGTGCGCCGAGTGCGGGGTTGAAGAAAGCGAAAAATGGTTCCGCGTCAATTTCGCAAAATCGTGGGCCGCATACAAGCGCCAGGGCGTTCAGGTATTCGGGGTTTTGGCCGGGATATTCGAAATTCAGAACAGCGCCAACGGCTTTCTTGAGCACATCCCGCAACCAAAATTGGTAGGCAATCCCGAAAAGGCTCAGGCCGTGCTGGAAGCTGGGCGGCAACAAGCTCTGGAAGCAACCCAAAGGCGGGCCTTGCCTGAAGCGCAACCTGCGCCCGTTGGTTCCGCCCAAAGGGGGAGCCACGGCGCTCCGGCCTCCATCGGCGAAATATTAAGCATTGCGGGGGTGACACAATGA
- a CDS encoding hypothetical protein (Evidence 5 : No homology to any previously reported sequences) — MQNRQIPVITADYLMSLLTMLEQLTAKVDRIATMLENIAVPAAAQTPPAPARLEVSLSFLAAATGTSKSTLERRIAADKLPKPRTNPDNGYRFWFRSDLPKGLHPQIDAHYDAIRASR, encoded by the coding sequence ATGCAAAACCGACAAATACCCGTCATCACAGCCGACTACCTTATGAGCCTGCTTACTATGCTGGAGCAGCTAACGGCCAAGGTTGACCGGATAGCAACGATGCTGGAAAATATAGCCGTGCCTGCCGCGGCCCAGACGCCTCCGGCCCCGGCCAGGTTGGAAGTCTCGCTGTCTTTTCTTGCCGCCGCCACGGGAACGAGCAAAAGCACCCTTGAACGGCGCATCGCGGCCGACAAACTACCGAAGCCCCGGACCAATCCGGATAACGGATACCGTTTCTGGTTCCGGTCAGACCTGCCGAAGGGACTTCATCCCCAGATAGACGCGCACTATGACGCAATTAGGGCGTCAAGGTAG
- a CDS encoding Prophage antirepressor: MTTTHQSSYGGQAAMPVLMDAGMAVFENVNFGSIRVATGADGEPLFAARDVAEALGYSESSNPARLLGHVPEEWKGVKRIHTRSENGVVQEREMLFLSEQGLYFFLARSDKPGALPFQKWLAGEVLPSIRRHGLYATPQTVEAMLADPDTAITLLQNLKKERERRTALEAQAAIDRPKVVFADAVDASQTSILVGDFAKILHQNGIRIGQKRLFEWMRERGYLMKYGDSRNMPTQRSMEMKFFEIKERTINNPDGSIRITKTPKLTGKGQIYFVNLFKKDAGHEAAI; encoded by the coding sequence ATGACCACGACACACCAAAGCAGTTACGGCGGGCAGGCGGCAATGCCCGTGTTGATGGACGCTGGGATGGCCGTTTTTGAAAATGTGAACTTCGGTAGCATTCGCGTTGCCACCGGAGCCGATGGGGAACCGCTGTTTGCGGCGCGGGATGTGGCCGAGGCGCTGGGGTACTCCGAATCCAGCAATCCGGCCCGGCTTCTGGGGCACGTCCCGGAGGAATGGAAGGGGGTGAAACGGATTCACACCAGGTCCGAAAATGGTGTGGTGCAGGAAAGGGAAATGCTCTTCCTTTCCGAGCAGGGGCTGTATTTCTTCCTGGCCCGCTCCGACAAACCCGGCGCCCTGCCGTTCCAGAAATGGCTTGCCGGGGAGGTGCTCCCTTCCATCCGTCGCCACGGCTTGTACGCCACACCGCAGACCGTAGAGGCTATGCTTGCCGACCCTGACACGGCCATCACGCTTTTGCAGAACCTCAAAAAAGAACGGGAACGCCGCACGGCCCTGGAAGCACAGGCCGCTATTGACCGGCCCAAGGTGGTTTTCGCTGATGCCGTTGACGCCTCTCAGACCTCCATCCTCGTGGGCGACTTCGCCAAGATTCTGCATCAGAACGGCATCCGCATCGGCCAGAAGCGCCTTTTCGAATGGATGCGCGAACGCGGCTACCTGATGAAGTACGGCGACAGCCGCAACATGCCCACACAGCGCAGCATGGAAATGAAGTTTTTTGAAATCAAAGAGCGCACCATCAATAACCCGGACGGCTCCATCCGCATCACTAAGACGCCCAAGCTTACCGGCAAAGGGCAAATCTACTTTGTGAATCTGTTCAAGAAAGATGCTGGCCATGAGGCAGCGATATGA
- a CDS encoding hypothetical protein (Evidence 5 : No homology to any previously reported sequences): protein MSQANISAATPQGVMRAKGVAAFFNIGLSTVWKWHAEGKLPPGIRISPRCTVWRRSDLEAFLERQAAANGVE from the coding sequence ATGTCACAGGCAAATATTTCCGCCGCCACGCCGCAAGGCGTCATGCGGGCCAAAGGCGTTGCAGCCTTTTTCAACATAGGGCTCAGCACTGTTTGGAAGTGGCATGCCGAGGGGAAGCTTCCGCCCGGCATCAGAATCAGTCCACGATGCACTGTCTGGCGCCGCTCCGACCTGGAAGCTTTTCTCGAACGGCAAGCCGCCGCCAACGGGGTTGAGTAA
- a CDS encoding Prophage LambdaSo, replication protein O (modular protein) → MNTDIRLSTGFFSHPKIKKLMRKLGADALLALLRLWLWAVQNRPDGVLSGMDKDDIEIVADWSGEEGAFLSALLELRLLDAVADSYQLHNWEERNPWQAEAEARADKSRFARLRQVCPEEYHRLKDEGINAISKADYSRMTNVKRIPGDVSGAAGDRPAHPTAVLGETPTNAGDPLAPAPYQPHSSPCLSSPSPTLPEEIETSLRSVSLSGPDGPDAQSEIHPEEVPDASLEKKQAKKKPESLPEDSEPYRLAVFMRDTLKTNVPTLKEPDLQKWARDFDVALRNDDRMKEARFVAQVIKWACSDSFWRANIQSPGKLREKFDQLTAKMEAEAAKARTAPQQAAWKAPAQRRLEANQQAGREAKRLLFGDQATQQEVTHEA, encoded by the coding sequence ATGAACACAGACATTCGCCTTTCCACCGGCTTCTTCAGCCATCCCAAAATCAAAAAGCTCATGCGGAAGCTGGGAGCAGATGCTCTCCTTGCTCTCCTGAGGTTATGGCTCTGGGCTGTCCAGAACAGGCCAGACGGCGTTCTGTCAGGCATGGACAAGGACGATATTGAAATAGTCGCTGACTGGTCTGGGGAGGAAGGAGCGTTCCTTTCCGCGTTGCTTGAGCTGCGGCTTCTTGATGCGGTGGCTGACAGTTACCAACTGCACAACTGGGAAGAGCGCAACCCCTGGCAGGCAGAAGCTGAGGCCCGTGCGGACAAATCCCGCTTTGCCCGCCTCCGCCAAGTCTGTCCCGAAGAGTACCACCGCCTGAAGGATGAGGGAATAAACGCCATCTCAAAGGCGGATTACTCCCGCATGACAAACGTCAAGCGAATCCCCGGCGATGTCTCAGGGGCCGCTGGCGACCGCCCGGCGCACCCCACGGCGGTGCTCGGCGAGACCCCGACGAACGCTGGCGACCCGCTGGCCCCAGCTCCTTACCAGCCCCATTCCTCTCCTTGCCTTTCCTCTCCCTCCCCTACCTTACCGGAAGAGATAGAGACTTCACTTCGTTCAGTCTCTTTGTCCGGGCCTGACGGCCCTGACGCGCAGAGCGAGATTCACCCGGAAGAAGTTCCGGATGCCTCTCTGGAGAAGAAGCAGGCAAAAAAGAAGCCTGAATCACTGCCGGAAGATTCGGAGCCTTACCGGCTTGCCGTCTTCATGCGGGACACGCTCAAGACCAATGTGCCAACGCTCAAAGAGCCGGACTTGCAGAAGTGGGCGCGTGATTTCGACGTGGCTCTACGCAACGATGACCGCATGAAAGAAGCCCGCTTTGTAGCTCAGGTCATCAAGTGGGCCTGCTCGGACAGTTTTTGGCGGGCGAATATCCAAAGCCCCGGCAAGCTCCGGGAAAAGTTTGACCAGCTAACGGCAAAAATGGAAGCGGAAGCGGCAAAGGCCCGTACCGCGCCGCAACAAGCGGCTTGGAAGGCCCCGGCGCAGCGAAGGCTGGAAGCGAACCAGCAGGCCGGGAGAGAGGCAAAGCGCCTGCTCTTCGGCGACCAGGCAACACAGCAAGAGGTGACCCATGAAGCCTGA
- a CDS encoding hypothetical protein (Evidence 5 : No homology to any previously reported sequences), whose translation MTAQTLAATQDAPMYRNINDTPVSFNLLQEHALIINNLLSGLHKMMATELASDMVPFEEEGALRIWLLTVEKLSAEVNAIFPDKLADCAPEVRL comes from the coding sequence ATGACGGCACAAACTCTCGCAGCAACCCAAGACGCTCCAATGTACCGGAATATCAATGATACCCCGGTGAGCTTTAACCTCCTGCAAGAACATGCGCTTATCATAAACAATCTGCTGTCTGGCCTTCATAAGATGATGGCTACTGAACTTGCTTCCGACATGGTGCCCTTTGAAGAAGAAGGAGCTTTACGGATTTGGTTGCTTACCGTTGAAAAGCTTTCAGCAGAGGTTAATGCGATTTTTCCCGACAAGCTGGCAGACTGCGCGCCGGAGGTTCGGCTATGA
- a CDS encoding hypothetical protein (Evidence 5 : No homology to any previously reported sequences), producing the protein MSEPGAHRAGKRLAGWGDIELHTGLSRKTLLRYGYPVFKAGGTVWALADDIDSHRVSISQSVNAGQAEAKRNEFI; encoded by the coding sequence ATGAGCGAACCGGGCGCACACAGGGCCGGGAAAAGGCTGGCCGGTTGGGGAGATATTGAACTTCATACCGGGCTGTCTCGTAAAACCCTGCTGCGGTACGGCTACCCGGTATTCAAGGCCGGAGGCACTGTATGGGCTTTGGCGGATGACATCGACAGCCACAGGGTAAGTATTTCCCAATCGGTGAACGCGGGACAGGCAGAGGCAAAACGGAATGAGTTCATCTGA
- a CDS encoding conserved hypothetical protein (Evidence 4 : Homologs of previously reported genes of unknown function): protein MSSSENTGKKQTATRFKKGQSGNPAGKPKGALNKATLAAQTLLGGEVEALTRKAVELALEGNIQALKLCLERLLPPCKERPLSVKLPVVRQLEDLPKLTAALISAVGSGKLTAGEAAGLSSLAANHAKSIELVELEKRITALEGKTKR from the coding sequence ATGAGTTCATCTGAAAATACAGGAAAAAAGCAGACTGCCACTCGTTTCAAGAAGGGGCAAAGCGGCAATCCGGCAGGCAAACCCAAGGGCGCGCTGAACAAAGCCACACTTGCCGCCCAAACCCTTCTTGGCGGAGAGGTAGAGGCTTTGACCCGTAAGGCCGTGGAACTGGCCCTTGAGGGCAATATCCAGGCGCTGAAGCTCTGCCTTGAACGTCTTCTGCCTCCCTGTAAGGAACGGCCGCTGTCGGTCAAGCTGCCTGTGGTGAGGCAACTTGAAGATTTGCCCAAGCTGACCGCCGCCCTCATCAGTGCCGTGGGGAGCGGGAAGCTGACGGCCGGAGAAGCAGCCGGGCTTTCTTCCCTTGCCGCTAATCATGCCAAATCCATTGAACTGGTTGAACTTGAAAAACGGATAACCGCCCTGGAGGGCAAGACAAAGAGGTAA
- a CDS encoding hypothetical protein (Evidence 5 : No homology to any previously reported sequences) — protein MNRLNSRLEKLEKALSPCVLTWESMLDGINRLDVTLKEIRNAHPDFCFSDEEMAGVCSGHISIEEILTGRLLFAVCCRSMRSLPGTTQATTRGCHDISAAGKETGKHTTSCMG, from the coding sequence ATGAACAGGCTTAACAGCAGGCTGGAGAAGCTTGAAAAGGCTTTGTCACCGTGTGTCCTTACATGGGAAAGCATGCTCGATGGCATCAACCGTTTGGACGTAACCTTGAAGGAAATACGCAACGCGCACCCTGATTTTTGCTTTTCAGATGAAGAAATGGCGGGCGTTTGCTCCGGCCATATCTCAATTGAAGAAATTTTGACTGGGCGATTGCTCTTTGCGGTCTGTTGCCGAAGTATGCGCTCGTTGCCTGGAACAACCCAAGCAACGACCAGAGGTTGCCACGACATCAGCGCGGCGGGGAAGGAAACCGGAAAGCACACAACTTCCTGCATGGGCTGA
- a CDS encoding hypothetical protein (Evidence 5 : No homology to any previously reported sequences) — MQSLLTKEQVAEYLAIKTPEAAEKLLSRLGVPKLDFSIIGGKGIRYRLADIEQALARVEVRPAPARRHRRRKPAPNIFDLPIKEQVAILTGKASKGEPR; from the coding sequence ATGCAATCCCTTCTGACCAAAGAACAGGTCGCTGAGTATCTGGCCATCAAGACGCCGGAGGCCGCTGAAAAACTTCTGAGCCGGCTCGGAGTCCCCAAGCTCGACTTCTCCATCATCGGAGGCAAGGGCATCAGGTATCGCCTAGCAGACATTGAGCAGGCACTTGCCAGGGTAGAAGTCAGGCCTGCCCCAGCGCGCCGCCACCGCCGCCGCAAGCCCGCGCCTAATATTTTCGACCTGCCCATTAAAGAGCAGGTGGCCATTCTCACCGGCAAGGCATCCAAAGGAGAGCCGCGATAA
- a CDS encoding hypothetical protein (Evidence 5 : No homology to any previously reported sequences), with amino-acid sequence MGTPTAGRWRVAPSPRPLEGKGDPAFALNTRQGVNKQPRRAGWEGAHQRGVKPWQKLFIAALLWMPCR; translated from the coding sequence GTGGGTACACCCACTGCCGGGCGCTGGCGGGTGGCTCCGTCCCCTCGACCCCTGGAAGGAAAAGGCGACCCGGCCTTTGCGTTGAACACCCGCCAGGGGGTGAATAAGCAGCCCCGCAGGGCAGGATGGGAGGGAGCGCACCAAAGAGGTGTGAAGCCATGGCAGAAACTGTTTATCGCGGCTCTCCTTTGGATGCCTTGCCGGTGA
- a CDS encoding hypothetical protein (Evidence 5 : No homology to any previously reported sequences), protein MKIPHIFSYPFAGGSLLGDLHPRNAVDAAARQKRQKKHDICAKQFLDDICTLSRLARMLGQAPFQCSIANAFVPIGEASIISGIHLQALMSAAQNVFKLQDTNSFPLPQLAELAGREIVASFIFPWRESYQSCVKAYIQDYIKDEHQNFFLKLCADYFDMNSDDAKHFEGAVHVLAGYFRMHPPGASSAETNNFDTRNFTTQKIDTLPTASQMSTTPNSTGSVEDSIRQKQTRQACETVRTEIEQGKHGFQVRDKYKTNRDHFGRAVQAILGDVKFHRDTVREEWKKVPKDRKHIGRVPEQ, encoded by the coding sequence ATGAAAATTCCGCATATATTTTCGTACCCCTTTGCCGGTGGGAGCCTTTTGGGCGACCTTCATCCAAGAAATGCTGTTGACGCCGCTGCAAGGCAAAAGCGACAGAAAAAACATGATATATGCGCCAAGCAATTCCTTGATGACATTTGCACCCTGAGTAGGTTGGCTCGTATGCTTGGCCAAGCTCCTTTCCAATGTTCGATTGCCAATGCCTTTGTTCCTATTGGCGAAGCATCCATTATTTCAGGGATACACCTGCAAGCGCTGATGAGTGCAGCTCAAAATGTATTCAAGCTGCAAGACACGAATTCATTCCCATTACCCCAACTTGCAGAATTGGCAGGCCGTGAAATAGTAGCATCTTTTATTTTCCCATGGCGTGAATCGTATCAATCATGTGTAAAGGCATATATTCAAGACTACATCAAGGATGAACATCAGAATTTTTTCTTAAAGCTATGTGCCGACTATTTTGATATGAACAGCGATGACGCCAAGCACTTTGAAGGCGCTGTTCACGTTTTAGCTGGATATTTCAGGATGCACCCGCCAGGAGCATCCTCAGCAGAAACAAACAACTTTGATACACGAAATTTTACAACACAAAAAATAGATACTCTGCCAACAGCGTCTCAGATGTCCACTACGCCAAATTCCACCGGCAGTGTTGAAGATTCCATTCGCCAGAAGCAAACCCGCCAAGCTTGTGAAACGGTCAGAACAGAAATTGAGCAAGGAAAACACGGTTTCCAGGTGAGGGACAAGTACAAAACCAATAGAGACCACTTTGGGCGCGCCGTTCAGGCTATCCTTGGCGACGTAAAATTCCACCGCGACACGGTGCGCGAGGAATGGAAAAAGGTACCCAAAGACCGTAAGCATATCGGCAGGGTGCCGGAGCAGTAG
- a CDS encoding hypothetical protein (Evidence 5 : No homology to any previously reported sequences), which produces MERSLAKHTSQPTQGANVIKELLGAYIMFFLSLLPCSGVNSISWMKVAQKAPTGKGVRKYMRNFHQLPPERAS; this is translated from the coding sequence TTGGAAAGGAGCTTGGCCAAGCATACGAGCCAACCTACTCAGGGTGCAAATGTCATCAAGGAATTGCTTGGCGCATATATCATGTTTTTTCTGTCGCTTTTGCCTTGCAGCGGCGTCAACAGCATTTCTTGGATGAAGGTCGCCCAAAAGGCTCCCACCGGCAAAGGGGTACGAAAATATATGCGGAATTTTCATCAGTTGCCTCCTGAAAGGGCATCCTGA
- a CDS encoding Site-specific recombinase, phage integrase family yields the protein MKLTDTLLRSLKATGQVQKKADGGGLYIHVSPSGGKLWRMAYSFNGKQKTLSFGAYPAVSLKDARQKREEAKEQLAKGVDPGQQKKEIKAAALAVEREQGTTFEAVAREWYAKKSTALSAAHQKKVLSRLENQLFPRIGNIPLSQLEPSDILAAVRYAEERGFIETAHRLVQLAGQVCRYARLCGYVKYDVASGLVEALPPIQRGHYAAITDPAEIGHLLRAIDAYPGDISMIYALRILPYVFVRSGEIRAAEWTEINLAGAEWIIPAVRMKMKRPHVVPLARQVVRLLEEIGKYTRGGRYVFPSSFSASRCISDVGLLNALRRMGYDKTTMTIHGFRSMASTILNEQGYRPDVIEAQLAHGDQDAIRSAYNRAAYLDERRRMMSEWADYLDELRASANPSQR from the coding sequence ATGAAGCTGACAGACACCCTTTTACGGAGCCTTAAGGCTACCGGTCAAGTTCAAAAAAAGGCCGATGGCGGCGGGCTATATATCCACGTTTCCCCCTCTGGCGGAAAGCTGTGGCGAATGGCGTACAGCTTTAACGGTAAGCAGAAAACCTTGAGTTTCGGCGCATATCCCGCCGTGAGCCTCAAGGATGCCCGCCAAAAGCGGGAAGAGGCCAAAGAACAGCTTGCCAAGGGCGTTGACCCCGGTCAACAGAAGAAAGAAATCAAGGCCGCCGCCCTGGCCGTGGAGCGTGAGCAGGGAACAACCTTTGAAGCCGTGGCGCGTGAGTGGTACGCCAAAAAGAGCACAGCACTGTCCGCGGCCCATCAGAAAAAAGTCCTTTCTCGCCTTGAAAATCAGCTTTTTCCTCGCATTGGGAATATCCCCCTTTCTCAGTTGGAACCTTCTGATATCCTTGCTGCCGTGCGCTATGCCGAAGAGCGCGGTTTTATTGAAACCGCCCACCGCCTTGTGCAGCTTGCCGGGCAAGTATGCCGGTATGCGCGGCTATGCGGCTATGTAAAGTATGACGTGGCTTCCGGACTGGTGGAGGCATTGCCGCCGATTCAAAGAGGGCACTATGCGGCTATCACCGACCCGGCGGAAATAGGGCACCTGCTGCGGGCCATAGACGCCTATCCTGGCGACATAAGCATGATTTATGCCCTGCGTATCCTGCCGTATGTTTTTGTGCGCTCCGGGGAAATCAGGGCGGCGGAATGGACGGAGATTAATCTTGCCGGTGCGGAGTGGATAATCCCCGCCGTGCGCATGAAAATGAAAAGACCGCATGTGGTGCCCCTCGCCCGGCAGGTGGTCAGACTCCTGGAGGAAATAGGCAAGTACACCCGTGGCGGGCGCTATGTATTCCCCAGTTCGTTCAGCGCAAGCCGTTGCATATCCGATGTGGGGCTTTTGAACGCCCTCCGCCGCATGGGGTACGACAAGACTACCATGACGATACACGGTTTCCGGTCCATGGCCTCTACCATTTTGAACGAGCAAGGATACCGTCCTGACGTAATCGAGGCACAGCTTGCCCATGGGGACCAGGACGCAATCCGGTCAGCATACAATCGTGCTGCATATCTGGATGAGCGCCGCCGCATGATGAGTGAGTGGGCCGATTATCTGGATGAATTACGCGCCAGCGCGAATCCCTCACAACGGTGA